One Sphingopyxis macrogoltabida genomic region harbors:
- a CDS encoding TonB-dependent receptor: MQRKWVIHTSCAALALALPQLVGAQETAPPSDYNDGNEIIVTASKRAEKLQDVPAAITAVSSEKIETLGIRDFRDYATLVPGLSQRDNGAPGLGSIILRGLNSGPQQVSNTTAVYIDEVPFTASGFLSAGALLTPSPELAEVERIEVLKGPQGTLYGASNLGGLVRIITKKPDTSTFSGSAGGEISTVAHGEMGFMVRGSVNVPVVKDQLAVTATGYYRRAGGFTDNVVTGSEDVNRSNLYGGRLALRYAPTSDFTIDLSGIYQNIENMGYATQKLIPGTFDPAFGKYAYTSFADLGSEIKYRIVNANAEYRVGIGTFTASGSYARYKSRTETDATATYIPVARAVLGPIADTVFGIPIDTLLPADSKARFLASPNMKKWTGEVRFASDRLGPVEFMVGGFYTDEDNEYFTNIYVHDAQGVEQPAPLDLLLKATTTSRYKEIAGFGNLTFYLSDTLDITGGLRYAHNKQVAGTGGPGGITYYLPRTPRTFNFSDNSLSYLATLRWRPAPNVSAYLRAASGYRPGGPQTNPTPPPGAQTFVRPDTVWNYEAGIKGSVLDGALAFDVSAFHIDWKDIQLNSLVNGIILQGNAANATVDGFEMQLTARPSDLLTVSVSAGHTDGKIKAIDPLASSATGARAGDKLPLTPSWTTSLIVDHALPLGDTMTGNVGATLRFQSDMPATYPALDPSRQQKLPDITTVDLRASVTFDERFTAQLRVDNLFDKLGFTNVTIDGASVIRPRTVSLGLSTKF, translated from the coding sequence ATGCAACGGAAATGGGTCATCCACACATCATGCGCGGCGCTTGCTCTAGCGTTGCCACAACTGGTCGGCGCGCAGGAAACTGCTCCACCGTCGGATTATAACGACGGCAATGAAATCATCGTCACTGCGAGCAAGCGCGCCGAAAAACTCCAGGACGTTCCCGCGGCGATCACCGCGGTATCTTCGGAGAAGATAGAGACGCTCGGCATCCGCGATTTCCGCGATTATGCGACGCTCGTCCCCGGCCTCAGCCAGCGTGACAACGGCGCCCCCGGACTGGGGTCGATCATCCTTCGCGGCCTCAACTCGGGCCCGCAACAGGTGTCGAACACCACTGCGGTCTATATCGACGAGGTTCCCTTTACCGCGAGCGGCTTCCTGTCGGCGGGCGCGTTGCTGACGCCGTCGCCCGAGCTTGCCGAGGTCGAGCGCATCGAGGTGCTGAAGGGGCCGCAGGGCACGCTCTATGGCGCGAGCAACCTTGGGGGCCTGGTTCGCATCATCACGAAGAAACCCGACACATCGACATTCTCGGGCTCGGCAGGCGGCGAGATTTCGACCGTCGCACACGGCGAAATGGGCTTCATGGTCCGCGGCTCGGTCAATGTCCCGGTCGTCAAGGATCAGCTCGCGGTGACCGCCACCGGTTACTATCGCCGCGCCGGCGGTTTCACCGACAATGTCGTGACAGGGTCGGAAGATGTGAACCGGTCGAACCTCTACGGCGGCCGTCTCGCTCTGCGCTACGCGCCGACCAGCGACTTCACGATCGATCTCAGCGGCATCTACCAGAATATCGAGAATATGGGCTACGCAACCCAGAAGCTCATCCCCGGAACCTTCGATCCCGCCTTCGGCAAATATGCCTATACCAGCTTCGCCGACCTGGGATCGGAAATCAAATATCGCATCGTCAACGCCAATGCCGAATATCGCGTCGGCATCGGGACTTTCACCGCATCGGGCAGTTATGCACGTTACAAGTCGCGTACCGAAACCGATGCGACGGCGACCTATATACCGGTGGCGAGAGCCGTTCTGGGCCCGATTGCGGATACCGTGTTCGGCATCCCGATCGATACGCTGCTTCCCGCCGATTCCAAAGCGCGCTTCCTTGCTTCACCCAATATGAAGAAATGGACGGGGGAAGTCCGCTTCGCGTCGGACAGGCTGGGGCCGGTCGAATTCATGGTCGGGGGCTTTTACACCGACGAGGACAACGAATATTTCACCAACATCTATGTCCATGACGCACAGGGCGTCGAGCAGCCCGCGCCATTGGACCTGCTGCTCAAGGCCACAACCACGTCGCGCTACAAGGAAATCGCCGGTTTCGGCAACCTCACCTTCTACCTGAGCGATACGTTGGATATTACCGGCGGTCTGCGCTACGCCCATAACAAGCAGGTGGCCGGCACCGGCGGGCCGGGCGGCATCACCTATTATCTGCCGCGGACGCCGCGGACGTTCAACTTCAGCGACAATTCGCTGAGCTACCTTGCGACGCTGCGCTGGCGCCCCGCACCGAATGTCAGCGCCTATCTGCGCGCCGCCAGCGGCTATCGCCCCGGCGGTCCGCAGACCAACCCCACCCCGCCGCCGGGGGCGCAGACCTTCGTCCGGCCCGATACGGTGTGGAATTACGAAGCCGGCATCAAGGGCTCGGTGCTCGACGGCGCGCTCGCCTTCGATGTTTCGGCCTTCCACATCGACTGGAAGGACATCCAGCTCAACTCGCTCGTTAACGGCATCATCCTGCAGGGCAACGCCGCGAACGCCACCGTCGACGGCTTCGAGATGCAGCTCACGGCGCGCCCGTCGGACCTGCTGACGGTCAGCGTCAGCGCCGGGCACACCGACGGCAAGATCAAGGCGATCGACCCGCTCGCCTCGTCGGCTACCGGCGCGCGCGCGGGCGACAAATTGCCGCTGACGCCGAGCTGGACGACCTCGCTGATCGTCGATCACGCACTGCCGCTCGGCGACACGATGACCGGCAATGTCGGCGCGACGCTGCGCTTCCAGTCGGATATGCCCGCCACCTACCCGGCGCTCGATCCGTCGCGGCAGCAGAAGCTGCCCGACATCACCACCGTCGACCTGCGCGCCAGCGTCACGTTCGACGAGCGCTTCACGGCGCAGCTGCGCGTCGACAATCTCTTCGACAAGCTCGGCTTCACCAACGTCACGATCGACGGCGCCAGCGTGATCCGGCCGCGCACGGTGTCGCTTGGCCTGTCGACGAAATTCTGA
- a CDS encoding TetR/AcrR family transcriptional regulator, whose amino-acid sequence MVGRAPKNTVQDWIEAAQRTLVDEGISGLKIDRLANRLGVTRGGFYHNFKDRDDFFDQLIHHWEESCRFLPDAPPPARPADAIAWFDRVIRRLIDADGYDYHFDLAVREWARSDKRAEWAVERADRERLDTLQKFFEAIDYDSEHAAIRARVFYYHQIGYYAIGVQQSIPERRKNAQLYLDILCGEEAIAAARASARKARKPRAV is encoded by the coding sequence ATGGTTGGACGGGCACCGAAAAATACGGTTCAGGACTGGATCGAGGCCGCCCAGCGGACGTTGGTCGACGAGGGCATTTCGGGCCTGAAAATCGACCGGCTGGCCAACCGGCTTGGCGTGACCCGCGGCGGTTTCTACCATAATTTCAAGGACCGCGACGATTTCTTCGACCAGCTCATCCATCACTGGGAGGAAAGCTGCCGCTTCCTGCCCGATGCCCCGCCACCGGCCAGACCCGCCGATGCGATCGCGTGGTTCGACCGGGTGATCCGGCGCCTGATCGACGCCGACGGCTATGACTATCATTTCGACCTGGCCGTCCGCGAATGGGCGCGTTCGGACAAGCGCGCCGAATGGGCGGTCGAACGCGCCGACCGCGAACGGCTCGACACGCTGCAGAAGTTCTTCGAAGCGATCGACTATGACAGCGAGCATGCGGCGATCCGCGCGCGCGTCTTTTATTATCACCAGATCGGCTATTATGCGATCGGCGTGCAGCAGAGCATTCCGGAGCGACGGAAGAATGCCCAGCTTTATCTCGACATCCTGTGCGGCGAGGAGGCGATAGCGGCGGCGCGCGCCAGCGCCCGAAAGGCGCGCAAGCCCCGCGCGGTGTGA